A genomic window from Candidatus Thiocaldithrix dubininis includes:
- a CDS encoding DJ-1/PfpI family protein has product MPKVLVPLANGFEEIEALTIIDLLRRAAVEVVTASLDALTVTGAHRVAVLADKSLDAVMDDEFDMLVLPGGLPGADYLNADTRIHQLITRLAQANKAIAAICAAPKVLIDNGVVAGKQITAYPGALAQTNTSAVNVTDAAVQVDGRIITGRGPGTAMDFALQLVEILQGNDVRQTVEAQLVRL; this is encoded by the coding sequence ATGCCTAAAGTATTAGTACCGCTAGCTAATGGCTTTGAAGAAATTGAGGCCTTAACGATTATTGATTTATTGCGTCGCGCTGCTGTTGAAGTGGTAACAGCCAGTTTAGATGCCTTAACCGTCACGGGTGCACATCGGGTTGCGGTTTTAGCCGATAAGAGTTTAGATGCTGTGATGGACGATGAGTTTGATATGTTGGTGTTACCCGGTGGTTTGCCGGGAGCTGACTATTTGAATGCAGATACTCGTATTCATCAGCTTATTACACGGCTAGCACAAGCGAATAAAGCTATTGCCGCCATTTGTGCTGCGCCCAAAGTCTTAATTGATAATGGCGTAGTCGCGGGCAAACAAATTACAGCCTATCCGGGTGCTTTAGCGCAAACCAATACGAGCGCTGTCAATGTGACAGACGCAGCCGTACAAGTAGATGGACGCATTATTACAGGGCGTGGACCAGGCACAGCGATGGATTTTGCACTACAATTGGTAGAAATCTTGCAAGGCAACGACGTTCGACAGACTGTAGAGGCTCAATTAGTCAGACTATGA
- a CDS encoding metalloregulator ArsR/SmtB family transcription factor, with amino-acid sequence MELHGNCDFTIDGVLVKEEDIDRASRSLKAISHPLRLKILCVLGDKEVSVQDIVDNVGTSQSNISQHLAILRDKGILASRKDANRVYYRVGDSRTLRLISMMQEVFCSTPH; translated from the coding sequence ATGGAATTGCATGGTAACTGTGACTTTACCATTGATGGGGTATTGGTCAAAGAAGAGGATATTGACCGCGCATCACGTTCACTTAAAGCTATTTCCCACCCTTTACGCTTAAAAATCTTATGTGTATTAGGTGATAAAGAAGTCAGTGTGCAAGATATTGTAGACAATGTAGGCACATCGCAAAGTAATATTTCTCAACATTTAGCCATTTTGCGCGATAAAGGCATCTTAGCCTCACGTAAAGACGCTAATCGGGTGTATTACCGTGTGGGTGATAGTCGTACCTTGCGTTTAATTAGTATGATGCAGGAAGTGTTTTGTTCGACTCCCCATTAA
- the secB gene encoding protein-export chaperone SecB has product MSTDAEQQLIIQRIYLKDVSFEAPNSPVIFTQEWNPNMNLDLNTQVEFLSNDNYEVALSITITVKSNDKTAFLVEVTQAGVFFITGYSQDQLNHLLAAYCPNVLFPYAREVIASLVSKGSFPELHLSPINFDGLYMRRLQEEQQAREAEETPNAVH; this is encoded by the coding sequence ATGAGCACAGACGCAGAACAACAACTGATTATTCAACGTATTTACCTCAAAGATGTTTCATTTGAAGCGCCTAATTCGCCGGTAATTTTTACCCAAGAATGGAATCCCAATATGAATTTGGATTTGAATACGCAGGTCGAATTCTTATCCAATGATAATTATGAAGTGGCGTTATCCATTACCATTACAGTTAAAAGTAATGATAAAACCGCCTTTTTGGTTGAAGTAACCCAAGCGGGCGTATTTTTCATTACGGGCTATAGCCAAGATCAGCTCAATCACTTATTAGCTGCTTATTGCCCGAATGTCTTGTTCCCCTATGCGCGTGAGGTGATTGCAAGTCTAGTTTCTAAAGGTAGCTTTCCTGAATTGCATTTATCGCCTATTAACTTTGATGGCTTATACATGCGTCGCTTACAAGAAGAGCAACAAGCGCGCGAAGCAGAAGAAACACCTAACGCTGTTCACTAA
- a CDS encoding rhodanese-like domain-containing protein, giving the protein MADYLTFVQNHPLLIIGLVAIIGLIAWTEFGRLNRKYKQLNTTQAVQLLNQDDAVVLDVREDSEVRAGKIKGAKHIPLGQLKTRMLELDSAKGKPVLVYCRSGNRSSHACNQLTKAGFTNVSNLAGGISAWESANLPISKR; this is encoded by the coding sequence GTGGCAGATTACTTAACTTTTGTACAAAATCATCCTTTATTAATAATAGGCTTAGTTGCGATTATCGGCTTAATTGCTTGGACAGAGTTTGGTCGGCTTAATCGCAAATACAAGCAGTTAAATACCACGCAAGCGGTGCAACTGCTGAATCAGGATGACGCTGTTGTCTTAGATGTACGTGAAGATTCGGAAGTGCGGGCGGGAAAAATTAAAGGCGCTAAACACATTCCTTTAGGTCAGCTTAAAACACGCATGTTGGAGTTGGATAGCGCTAAAGGTAAGCCAGTTTTAGTGTATTGCCGCAGCGGTAATCGTTCTTCACATGCTTGTAATCAATTAACGAAAGCAGGCTTTACCAACGTTAGTAATTTGGCTGGAGGCATTTCTGCATGGGAATCAGCGAATCTACCGATCAGCAAACGTTAA
- a CDS encoding YdcH family protein: MFGESHDLATEFPEFKDKIHILKMEDRHFARLFEEYQTVDMQIVRSEQEIEVHSDEFMEELKLKRLHLKDELYAMLNNAA; the protein is encoded by the coding sequence ATGTTCGGTGAGTCACACGATTTAGCAACTGAATTTCCAGAATTCAAAGACAAAATCCATATACTAAAAATGGAAGACCGTCACTTTGCGCGTCTATTCGAGGAATATCAAACAGTTGATATGCAAATAGTACGTTCAGAACAAGAGATTGAAGTGCATTCTGATGAGTTTATGGAGGAACTCAAATTAAAACGCCTGCATTTAAAAGATGAATTGTACGCTATGCTCAACAATGCCGCATAA
- a CDS encoding S41 family peptidase yields MQTRYRVLAGTLAGMVVGVTTSISLNVFAFKQTVESTPPLNELQQFSEVYSRIKESYVEEPKDKELMTNAIRGMLNGLDPHSAYLDEEEFKELQVGTSGEFGGLGIEVGMEDGFVKVISPIDDTPAQRAGLQAGDLIIRLNETPVKGMTLNDAVKLMRGKPDTNIDLLVVREGKDKPFKVTLKRAIIQVKSVKNRLLEPGYGYVRVSSFQAKTTESLMEALDALKKENKGDLRGLVLDLRNNPGGVLNAAVGVSDAFLDNGKIVYTEGRVPDAKMEYNANKGDVLNGKPIVVLVNQGSASASEIVSGALQDHKRALIVGQKTFGKGSVQTVLPLDEKTAVKITTARYFTPAGRSIQAEGIKPDIELKPLKVQNADDDNPFEPLSEADLSKHLSNPTNNRASAPADTNDKAKDEAKAEEKAADKPEQKPVDVPPDTEMPTFNKDKNAKAKDKKPEDEDYQLREAVNILKGMDLVSSRNSTAVKPASPAPATADSKTTAPSDKK; encoded by the coding sequence ATGCAAACACGTTATCGCGTCCTCGCGGGTACTTTAGCAGGGATGGTAGTCGGTGTTACTACCAGTATTAGTCTCAATGTCTTTGCGTTTAAACAAACCGTTGAAAGCACACCCCCGTTAAATGAGTTGCAACAATTTTCGGAAGTCTATTCACGCATAAAAGAAAGTTATGTTGAAGAACCCAAAGATAAAGAGCTGATGACCAATGCCATTCGTGGCATGTTAAATGGGCTTGATCCGCACTCGGCTTATTTGGATGAAGAAGAATTCAAAGAATTACAAGTCGGCACGAGTGGCGAGTTTGGTGGCTTAGGTATTGAAGTTGGCATGGAAGATGGCTTTGTTAAAGTGATTTCGCCAATTGATGATACACCCGCGCAACGGGCAGGTTTGCAAGCCGGTGATTTAATCATTCGCTTGAATGAAACCCCCGTAAAAGGCATGACCTTAAACGATGCGGTTAAATTAATGCGTGGCAAACCCGATACCAACATTGATTTATTAGTCGTACGCGAAGGCAAGGATAAGCCCTTCAAAGTCACCTTAAAACGCGCCATTATTCAGGTAAAAAGCGTTAAAAACCGCTTGCTTGAACCCGGTTATGGCTATGTACGGGTGAGTAGTTTCCAAGCCAAAACCACCGAGTCGTTAATGGAAGCGCTCGATGCGCTAAAAAAAGAAAATAAAGGCGATTTACGGGGCTTAGTCTTAGATTTGCGTAACAATCCGGGCGGCGTATTAAATGCAGCGGTAGGCGTTTCGGATGCCTTCTTAGACAACGGTAAAATCGTCTATACCGAAGGGCGTGTACCCGATGCCAAAATGGAATACAACGCAAATAAAGGCGATGTGCTCAATGGCAAACCAATTGTGGTCTTGGTTAATCAGGGTTCTGCCTCTGCCTCTGAAATCGTTTCAGGTGCATTACAAGATCATAAACGGGCTTTAATCGTCGGGCAAAAAACCTTTGGCAAAGGCTCTGTACAAACCGTTTTACCGTTAGATGAGAAAACGGCTGTCAAAATTACAACGGCGCGTTACTTCACGCCAGCGGGGCGTTCGATTCAGGCGGAAGGCATTAAGCCCGATATTGAACTGAAGCCATTAAAAGTACAAAACGCAGATGATGACAATCCCTTTGAGCCATTGTCAGAAGCTGATTTGTCTAAGCATTTATCCAACCCAACGAATAATAGAGCATCTGCGCCTGCTGATACGAACGATAAAGCTAAAGATGAAGCAAAAGCCGAGGAAAAAGCGGCTGATAAGCCAGAGCAAAAACCGGTGGATGTACCACCTGATACAGAAATGCCAACCTTTAATAAAGATAAAAACGCTAAAGCTAAAGATAAAAAGCCGGAAGACGAAGATTATCAATTACGCGAGGCGGTTAATATTCTCAAAGGTATGGACTTAGTCAGCAGTCGCAACAGTACAGCAGTAAAACCGGCTAGCCCAGCGCCTGCAACTGCCGATAGCAAAACGACTGCACCCAGCGACAAGAAATAA
- the gshB gene encoding glutathione synthase, whose product MSNPTTYTVGVVMDHIASINIKKDSSFAMMLEAQRRGCPLYHMLQGDLWIDNGVVYARMQPVRVYDNAQHWYDLGEAIVKPLHELSVVLMRKDPPFDMEYIYSTYLLEMAEKQGTLVVNRPASIRAANEKLFATWFPQYCPATRVTRDMGLIKAFLAEQQHIVVKPLDGMGGSMIFQIKQGDANTNVILETITHFGKRTVMAQRFLPEYKQGDKRILLIDGKPFPHALARIPAEGEGRANLAAGGTGVGVDLTAREYEICATLAPVLQAMGLLFVGLDVIGDYITEINVTSPTCIRELDQIYHANIASLLFDAIECRLTA is encoded by the coding sequence ATGTCAAACCCGACAACTTATACCGTTGGCGTGGTCATGGATCATATTGCCAGCATTAATATTAAAAAAGATAGCAGTTTTGCCATGATGCTCGAAGCACAACGGCGGGGTTGTCCTCTGTATCATATGTTGCAAGGTGATTTATGGATTGACAATGGCGTGGTGTATGCTCGTATGCAGCCCGTGCGCGTCTATGATAATGCTCAACATTGGTATGATTTGGGTGAGGCTATTGTTAAACCCTTACATGAATTATCGGTTGTGCTAATGCGCAAAGATCCGCCATTTGATATGGAGTATATTTACAGCACCTATCTATTAGAAATGGCGGAAAAGCAAGGCACACTGGTAGTGAATCGTCCGGCAAGTATTCGCGCCGCTAATGAGAAATTATTTGCAACTTGGTTTCCACAATATTGTCCCGCGACCCGTGTTACACGTGATATGGGTTTAATCAAAGCGTTTTTAGCGGAACAACAACATATCGTCGTCAAACCTTTAGACGGTATGGGCGGCTCTATGATCTTTCAGATCAAACAGGGTGATGCAAACACCAACGTTATTTTAGAAACCATCACCCATTTTGGTAAACGAACGGTCATGGCGCAACGTTTTTTACCAGAATATAAGCAAGGTGATAAACGTATTTTGCTGATTGATGGCAAACCTTTTCCACATGCTCTGGCACGTATTCCCGCAGAAGGCGAGGGACGGGCTAATTTAGCAGCAGGCGGAACGGGTGTTGGCGTCGATTTAACTGCGCGTGAATATGAGATTTGTGCAACACTTGCCCCCGTGTTGCAAGCAATGGGTTTATTATTTGTCGGTTTAGATGTGATTGGCGATTATATTACCGAAATTAATGTAACCAGCCCGACTTGTATTCGTGAATTAGATCAAATTTATCATGCGAATATTGCTAGCCTACTATTCGATGCGATTGAATGTAGGCTAACGGCGTAA
- the moaD gene encoding molybdopterin converting factor subunit 1, protein MSIKVLFFASLRETLNMAETNVAANLAPDVQRVWQLSTQNKPLPNNILIAVNQQYADLQTAVSAGDEVAFFPPVTGG, encoded by the coding sequence ATGAGCATTAAAGTGTTATTTTTTGCAAGTTTGCGTGAAACATTAAATATGGCAGAGACAAACGTTGCGGCTAATCTAGCGCCAGATGTACAACGAGTTTGGCAATTAAGTACGCAAAATAAACCTCTACCGAATAATATTTTAATCGCAGTCAATCAACAGTACGCAGATTTACAAACGGCTGTGAGCGCAGGTGATGAAGTGGCTTTCTTTCCACCTGTTACCGGGGGTTAA
- the moaC gene encoding cyclic pyranopterin monophosphate synthase MoaC: MSELTHFNEQGQAHMVDVGAKASTARVAIAEGRIEMQASTLALITQGTNKKGDVLGIARIAGIMAAKKTADLIPLCHPLALTHINLELTPITIPSAIHCQATVETRGQTGVEMEALTAVNIALLTIYDMCKAVDKGMHMEGIRLIHKHGGKSGTWNAPIQAN; this comes from the coding sequence ATGAGTGAATTAACGCATTTCAATGAACAAGGACAAGCCCATATGGTAGATGTGGGTGCAAAAGCCAGTACTGCACGCGTAGCTATTGCCGAAGGTCGTATTGAAATGCAAGCCAGTACGTTAGCACTCATTACACAAGGTACAAATAAAAAGGGCGATGTCTTAGGCATCGCTCGCATTGCAGGCATTATGGCTGCCAAAAAAACGGCAGATTTGATTCCCTTGTGCCATCCACTGGCTTTAACACACATTAACTTAGAGTTAACCCCTATTACGATACCTAGTGCTATCCATTGCCAAGCTACTGTAGAAACGCGAGGTCAAACTGGGGTTGAAATGGAGGCACTAACGGCGGTTAATATTGCCTTATTAACCATTTATGATATGTGCAAAGCCGTTGATAAGGGAATGCATATGGAAGGCATTCGTTTGATTCATAAACATGGAGGTAAATCAGGTACATGGAATGCACCTATACAAGCTAACTAA
- a CDS encoding NAD(P)H-dependent glycerol-3-phosphate dehydrogenase, whose translation MSIQTIAVYGAGSWGTALALQLARNGLDVLMWDINAAHIADLKAQRENSRYLPGIAFPSTLQVSHELAEVAQFAQHHLLVVPSHGFRPLLQNMHNLLAPNAALIWATKGLEINTGKLLHEVLREELPTHSAYGVVSGPTFASEVARGLPTAMTVAATSPTLAKDIATAFQGNNYRTYFSDDIIGVEIGGAVKNVLAIAAGISDGLGYGANARVALITRGLAEMMRLGVKLGAQAETLMGLAGMGDLVLTCTDNQSRNRRLGLALGQGQEREAAIVEIGQAVEGAKSALSIGLLAQQAGVEMPICQQVYRILYEQLPPAKAVEQLLGRDIKSEF comes from the coding sequence ATGAGCATCCAGACTATTGCAGTATACGGGGCGGGTTCATGGGGTACGGCTCTAGCCTTACAACTGGCGCGTAATGGTTTGGATGTTCTAATGTGGGATATTAATGCTGCCCACATTGCAGACTTAAAAGCGCAGCGTGAAAATAGCCGTTATTTACCCGGCATTGCTTTTCCTAGCACATTGCAGGTAAGTCATGAGCTAGCCGAAGTAGCACAATTTGCTCAACATCATTTATTGGTTGTGCCAAGTCATGGTTTTCGTCCTTTACTACAAAACATGCACAATTTGTTAGCACCAAATGCGGCGCTGATTTGGGCCACTAAAGGTTTGGAAATTAATACTGGCAAATTATTGCATGAAGTTTTAAGGGAAGAGTTGCCCACCCATTCGGCTTATGGCGTGGTGTCTGGACCTACCTTTGCATCTGAAGTAGCGCGCGGTTTACCAACAGCGATGACGGTAGCGGCTACTAGTCCAACACTTGCTAAAGATATTGCGACCGCATTCCAAGGGAATAATTACCGCACTTATTTTTCTGACGATATTATTGGCGTGGAAATAGGTGGGGCGGTGAAAAATGTCTTAGCGATTGCTGCCGGTATTTCGGACGGTTTGGGTTATGGTGCAAATGCGCGAGTTGCGTTAATTACGCGTGGTTTAGCGGAAATGATGCGTTTGGGCGTGAAGTTAGGCGCACAAGCTGAAACCTTGATGGGGTTAGCGGGTATGGGCGATTTAGTGTTGACCTGTACCGATAACCAATCGCGTAATCGCCGTTTAGGTTTAGCTTTAGGACAAGGGCAGGAACGTGAAGCTGCCATTGTAGAAATTGGGCAAGCCGTAGAAGGTGCAAAATCCGCGTTATCCATTGGCTTATTAGCGCAGCAAGCAGGTGTAGAAATGCCTATTTGCCAGCAGGTCTACCGAATTTTATATGAACAATTGCCGCCAGCGAAAGCGGTCGAGCAATTGTTAGGTCGAGATATTAAATCTGAATTTTAA
- a CDS encoding C40 family peptidase, whose amino-acid sequence MKSKLLIAVSISMLLITGCSTSSTSTAEVEGGSVQVRKAALRTTNNSSNESTSDFLTRYANQKRVNNSNNRTRYSYPVNNRAVQARPIPTQAQGKREVTSLDRVVWNAQKQQGKMYRYGGENPSTGFDCSGLTQFAFGRGAGVALPRTAADQYRAATKIPRAQAQKGDLVFFNTRGRRVSHVGIYLGDGRFVHAPRTGRAITTEALDGYWAKRLIGFGRIPGVCVPSV is encoded by the coding sequence GTGAAATCTAAACTGTTAATTGCAGTCAGCATCTCAATGCTGTTAATTACGGGTTGTTCAACATCCTCAACCAGTACGGCTGAAGTAGAAGGAGGTTCGGTTCAAGTTCGCAAAGCAGCGTTACGAACGACGAATAATAGTTCTAATGAAAGCACCTCTGATTTCTTAACGCGTTATGCTAATCAAAAGCGTGTTAATAATTCTAATAATAGAACGCGTTACAGTTATCCCGTCAATAATCGCGCAGTTCAAGCCCGTCCTATTCCTACCCAAGCACAAGGAAAACGTGAAGTTACCTCGTTAGATCGCGTGGTATGGAATGCTCAGAAGCAACAAGGCAAGATGTACCGTTACGGTGGGGAAAACCCTAGCACAGGTTTTGATTGCAGTGGTTTGACTCAATTCGCTTTTGGTCGAGGTGCGGGGGTTGCCTTGCCTAGAACGGCTGCTGATCAATATCGTGCGGCTACAAAAATTCCACGTGCCCAAGCCCAAAAAGGCGACTTAGTATTTTTCAATACACGTGGGCGTCGTGTGAGCCATGTAGGTATTTACTTAGGTGATGGTCGTTTTGTGCATGCGCCACGTACTGGACGTGCGATAACGACTGAGGCACTGGATGGCTATTGGGCTAAGCGCTTAATTGGCTTCGGTCGAATTCCCGGGGTTTGCGTACCTAGCGTGTGA
- a CDS encoding molybdenum cofactor biosynthesis protein MoaE has protein sequence MQQIEVLQTGFEPWSYLADWQQQHVNLGQSGASAVFVGFMRDFNDGDTVQAMVLEHYPVMTQQQLTQITQQAAKTWQLNQVLLVHRVGLIQPTEPIVLVAVYSAHRADAFEACRFIMEQLKQHAPFWKKEQLVDGSTRWVSHNTQGYKLTSPSK, from the coding sequence GTGCAGCAGATTGAAGTTTTGCAAACCGGGTTTGAGCCGTGGTCTTACTTAGCCGATTGGCAGCAACAGCATGTTAATTTAGGGCAGTCGGGTGCAAGTGCGGTTTTTGTAGGCTTTATGCGGGATTTTAATGACGGCGATACCGTACAAGCGATGGTATTAGAGCATTATCCAGTTATGACGCAGCAGCAATTAACGCAAATTACCCAACAAGCCGCTAAGACTTGGCAATTAAATCAGGTTTTATTGGTACATCGGGTGGGCTTAATTCAACCTACCGAACCGATTGTGCTGGTAGCTGTTTATTCGGCGCATCGGGCGGATGCTTTTGAAGCCTGTCGTTTTATAATGGAACAATTAAAGCAACACGCGCCGTTTTGGAAAAAAGAACAATTGGTAGATGGCTCAACACGTTGGGTGAGCCATAATACGCAAGGTTATAAATTGACTAGTCCATCGAAATAA
- the grxC gene encoding glutaredoxin 3, with protein MGISESTDQQTLTPPIKVYSTRYCPYCQRARALLKAKGVSYTEIDVGSNPALWQEMQAISGRDTVPQIFIGEQHIGGFDDMNALDRAGKLDPLLFPPHS; from the coding sequence ATGGGAATCAGCGAATCTACCGATCAGCAAACGTTAACGCCACCGATTAAAGTTTATAGCACGCGTTATTGCCCTTATTGCCAACGCGCGCGCGCCTTATTGAAGGCAAAAGGTGTAAGCTATACGGAAATTGATGTTGGCTCTAATCCTGCGTTATGGCAAGAGATGCAGGCGATTAGTGGTCGTGATACTGTACCGCAAATTTTTATCGGCGAGCAGCATATTGGCGGCTTTGATGATATGAATGCCTTGGATCGGGCTGGTAAATTAGATCCATTACTTTTTCCCCCTCATTCATAG
- a CDS encoding peptidoglycan DD-metalloendopeptidase family protein, translated as MKYYYSILCLTLIGAAGYAADLEKQQQLQQEIHQLSNTLETQTANSNTLEAEVTRLEKQLGNIDKQVYQTERKIETTQQRLRDTNQKKIKLEVDLNTQKTGLSQQLQAMYAAGEQSYLRLLLKQDEPSDISRTFHYFKYLNENRVKRITDVKQTLRKVEKSQVDITQNQQALNALTADLSKQKANLESTLSARSSALEKLNTDISTKQKRLTALEQAEAALQNVLGRLAENQASNQPLEPSSMTSNTTPLTQGLNVQTTENVKYSARSPFSNLKGKLAWPVNGRILYPYNSRRNEKQRWTGVVIEASGGSKVKAIAKGRVVFSGWMNGYGYLVILDHDGKYMSLYGYNRAVYKREGETVKANDTIAAVGNSGGQNINALYFEIRQFTTPQNPANWCR; from the coding sequence GTGAAATATTATTATTCTATACTCTGTTTAACTTTAATTGGCGCTGCGGGCTATGCTGCTGATTTAGAAAAACAACAGCAATTGCAGCAGGAAATTCATCAACTTAGTAATACATTGGAAACACAGACAGCCAATTCCAATACGCTAGAAGCGGAAGTCACTCGTTTGGAAAAACAATTGGGTAATATTGATAAGCAGGTTTATCAAACCGAGCGAAAAATTGAGACAACCCAACAACGCTTACGGGATACCAATCAAAAAAAGATCAAATTAGAAGTCGATTTAAACACACAAAAAACCGGCTTATCCCAACAATTACAAGCCATGTACGCGGCCGGTGAACAGTCCTATTTACGCTTATTATTAAAACAGGATGAACCCTCCGACATTAGTCGCACCTTTCATTATTTTAAATACCTGAACGAAAACCGGGTAAAACGCATTACAGATGTTAAACAAACCCTCAGAAAAGTGGAAAAAAGCCAAGTTGACATTACGCAGAATCAACAAGCGCTTAATGCTTTAACTGCTGACTTATCCAAGCAAAAAGCTAATTTAGAATCTACGTTGTCTGCGCGTTCGTCTGCTTTAGAAAAATTAAACACCGACATTAGCACGAAGCAAAAACGCTTAACGGCTTTAGAGCAAGCGGAAGCAGCTTTGCAGAATGTGCTAGGGCGCTTGGCCGAAAATCAGGCTAGTAATCAGCCATTAGAACCCAGCTCAATGACAAGTAACACCACACCGTTAACCCAAGGTTTAAATGTACAAACCACCGAAAACGTTAAGTATTCTGCACGTAGTCCTTTTTCTAATTTAAAAGGCAAATTAGCTTGGCCGGTTAATGGACGTATTTTGTATCCCTATAATTCGCGCCGTAATGAAAAACAGCGTTGGACTGGTGTGGTAATTGAAGCGTCTGGAGGCTCTAAAGTAAAGGCGATTGCGAAGGGACGCGTAGTGTTTTCAGGCTGGATGAACGGTTACGGGTATCTAGTGATTTTAGATCATGACGGTAAATACATGAGCCTTTATGGCTACAATCGGGCAGTGTATAAGCGCGAAGGTGAAACAGTTAAAGCCAATGACACAATCGCTGCTGTAGGCAATTCTGGCGGGCAGAATATAAATGCGCTTTATTTTGAAATTCGCCAATTCACCACGCCACAGAATCCGGCTAATTGGTGTCGCTAA
- a CDS encoding OsmC family protein, whose translation MQARVKWLDHMSFVGESGSGHSVVMDGAPEVGGRNLGIRPMEMLLLGLGGCSSFDVVLILQKSKQAVTDCEVLIEAERAEKDPKVFTKIHLHFIVKGHNLAPDKVERAINLSAEKYCSASIMLGKTAEISHDFEILPAI comes from the coding sequence ATGCAAGCACGTGTAAAGTGGCTAGACCATATGAGTTTTGTCGGCGAATCCGGTAGTGGGCATTCCGTGGTAATGGATGGTGCGCCCGAAGTCGGTGGGCGTAACTTGGGAATTCGCCCTATGGAAATGCTGCTATTAGGCTTAGGCGGTTGTTCTTCTTTCGATGTGGTATTGATCTTGCAGAAATCAAAGCAAGCAGTAACAGATTGTGAAGTATTGATTGAAGCTGAACGTGCTGAAAAAGATCCCAAAGTTTTTACTAAAATCCATTTGCATTTTATTGTGAAAGGACACAATTTAGCGCCAGACAAAGTCGAACGGGCGATTAATCTTTCTGCGGAAAAATATTGTTCAGCTTCAATCATGTTGGGCAAAACAGCCGAAATCAGCCATGATTTTGAAATACTTCCTGCAATTTAA
- the speD gene encoding adenosylmethionine decarboxylase, protein MVERHQKQIRLHGFNNLTKTLSFNIYDVCYARSPAHREEYLAYIDEEYNADRLTNILTDVADIIGANILNVARQDYEPQGASVTILVSEEPVLSEEKFSNSAKPGPYPEDVVAHLDKSHLTVHTYPESHPDNGISTFRADIDVSTCGRISPLKALNYLIHSLESDIVIMDYRVRGFTRDVKGKKHFIDHKINSIQNFLSPETKRNYTMMDVNVYQENIFHTKMMLKEFDLDNYLFGLGKNDYFEKDLQQIETQLRKELKEIFYGRNTGAL, encoded by the coding sequence TTGGTCGAGCGTCATCAGAAGCAGATTCGGTTACACGGTTTTAATAACCTAACCAAAACATTAAGCTTCAATATTTATGATGTGTGTTACGCACGCAGCCCTGCACACCGTGAAGAATACCTTGCCTATATCGACGAGGAATACAATGCGGATCGCCTAACCAATATTTTGACCGATGTTGCGGATATAATTGGCGCGAATATTCTAAATGTGGCACGTCAAGATTATGAACCACAAGGGGCTAGTGTTACGATTTTAGTGTCAGAAGAACCTGTTTTATCCGAAGAGAAATTCTCAAATTCGGCAAAACCGGGCCCTTATCCAGAAGATGTGGTTGCACACTTGGATAAAAGTCACTTAACTGTGCATACTTACCCTGAAAGTCACCCAGATAATGGGATCAGTACCTTCCGGGCTGATATTGATGTATCCACTTGTGGGCGAATTTCACCCCTTAAAGCATTAAATTATTTAATTCACAGTTTAGAATCCGATATTGTTATTATGGATTATCGCGTGCGTGGGTTTACGCGTGATGTAAAGGGTAAAAAGCACTTTATTGACCATAAGATCAACTCTATTCAGAATTTCTTATCCCCTGAAACTAAGCGTAATTACACCATGATGGATGTAAATGTTTATCAGGAAAACATCTTCCACACCAAAATGATGCTAAAAGAGTTCGATTTAGATAATTATTTGTTTGGTTTGGGAAAAAATGATTATTTTGAAAAAGACTTGCAGCAAATTGAAACCCAATTACGTAAAGAATTAAAAGAAATTTTCTACGGACGTAATACTGGCGCACTCTAA